Genomic window (Subtercola endophyticus):
CTCGCTCGTCGTCGCCACCGGTGAGCCGTACTATTTCGTGTTCGCGGTGCTCATCGTGGGCGGCGTCTGGCTGTTCGGCGCGTGCGGGGCACTCATCACTCGCACTCCGTGGCGCACCATTGCGGCCACGGCTATCGTTCCCGTGAGCCTGGTGTTCTTCGTGGGCATCAACCTGCTCGTGATGGCGCAGAACTACGGCGTGCGTTACCAGTCATATGCCGGGGCACGGCTGATCTCCGACTCCGAAATCTACTCGGGCAAGCTCATGTCGTTGTTGTTGCCCTGGCTCGGCTCCGGTTTTCCGGGTGCCAGTCGGCTGGCGAACCACTACGCCTCGGCCAGCAACGTGCTGCCCTACACCGAAGCGACGGGCACGCCGATGATCGCCAGCGTGGGCATGATCGCTCTGGTGCTCGTAGTGCTGATCGGCATTCTGGTCGGCAACCGCACCCTCGCAGACACCTGGGTCAACCGAATCGTCACCGACCCCCGCACCCGGGTGCTGGCCGTGGCTTTGCTCTGGGCGTTTCTGTTCTTCGTGGTGTCGGGGCTCGGTGTCGCGGTGGCCATGGTCGCCGGAACCCAGGTCAGAGCCTGGGTGCGCGTGTGCATCTTTCTCACGCTCTTCGGTCTGGCGTTCGTCGCCATGGTCGTTAACGCGTTGCCGTCGAAGTACGGCATCCGCATCGGTGTGGCCGGGCTGCTGGCTGTCGTGGCCGTCTTCGACCAGGTGGTGGGGGTCGCCGCGGCCGTACCGCTCAAGCCGACCGCCGACGACAACATCAAGGCCTACGTCGCCGCCGCCGACAACGCTCTGCCCAACGGTTGCGGCGTCGTACAGCTGCCGATGGCGGGTTTTCCCGAGACTCCACCGACCGATTCCATGCCCGAGCACGAACTGGCGCTGCCCTTCTTGTACACGACGCCCGGCGACATCCGCTGGAGCTACGGTTCGGTCGACGGAACGGTCGGTCGCAAGCTGTGGACCGATGCGAACACGCCCGACTTGTTCGGCACCACCGTGAAGTCGACGGGGGCGTGCGCCATCTCGGTGAACCTCGACGGGTACTCCGATCACGTGGATGCGTGGAAGCCCTTCGTCGCGGCCGCGGGCGGTAATCCCGATGCCCCGACGGTCACGTCTCCCGATGGCGGCATTCTGCTCTTCACGGTCGGCGGCGCCACCAGCAATGGCTAGCGTGCGCCTGAAACGCCTTAGCATGGGTAAATGACTCAAGCGCCGTCGGCTCGTGATCGTGTGCTCGACGCGTTCGAGAACATTCTGATCACGCACGGTGAACGAGCTGCAACGCTCGACGCCGTGGCGGCAGAAGCCGGCGTGAGCAAGGGCGGCCTGCTCTACCACTTCGGGTCGAAGGATGCCCTGGTCGACGGCCTCGTCGAGAGACTGTCTGGGCTGGTCGACGACGATGTGCAGAACATCCGCACGGCCCCCAACGGCGTGGTCGACTACTTCGTACGGAGTTCGGTGAACACCGAGAGCCCGCTCGACCGTGCCATCATCGCTGCGACGCGGCTGGCCCAGGGTTCGCAGCCGAAGGCGCAAGAGGCTCTGCGGTCGATGCAGCGCGCGTGGTTCGATGTCGTTGCGGAGGCGGTCGGCGACCCGGCGGTTGCGCGAACGGTCATGCTCATCAGCGACGGGCTGTACTACAACTCTGCTTTGCTGCCCACCTCGCCGACCGAGACGTCGAGTCGAGCCTCGCAGAACATGGATGAACTCGTGGGCATCGTGCAGGAACTCGTGCGGGCCAAACAGCCGCATTGATCGTGCGCCCCTTATAGTGTTCTGTGACACTTTCGGGGGGAGCGGTTTTGCCACAACACGACGAGAACACTTCGGGTATAACGAGCACATCGGGTGAGGCGGGCTCCGTCAGTCGCCGTTCGGTGATGAAGGCCGCCGCGTGGTCGGCGCCGGTCGTCGCACTCGCGGTCGGTGCTCCCGCCGCCTCAGCCAGCACGTCGACGGTGACGATCCTCTTCGTGGCGTCGGAACTGAAGCTGCACCACTCGACGACATTGAGCGTTCTGGTGGGCATCCACAACACGGGAACAACAGATGTGAGCGACGCCGCGCAGATCGTGCTGTCGGGCATCCCCGACGACCAAGTGGACTTCGCTTACGACACCAGCCAGACGCATTACGTTCCGGCGAGTGACGACACCGAAACCACTGCGACCGACGTTCAGAATGAAGACTTCACACTGGCAGCGCATCAGGAAGGTGACTCGACGTACACGCTGGTCTCGACGCGCAACATCGCGGTTGCGGCGGGCACCACCGTCTATATCTTCTTCACATTGACCTGGCCCGCTGATAACCCGCACCCCGAGTTCTTCGTCATCGCCGGCTCGTTCAGTTTCGGCCATGGCAATGACGCGCACGGATCGAGCGACACGGTGCAGATCGACTACACCGAAGGGTAGCGCCGGGCATCCGAGGCCCGGCATGGTGCGTTACTCGGTTATGTCGATCTCGGTGAGAACGTCGGCGTCGATCGCGAGGCGAACCCGTTCGAGCAGCTCGTCGGGCGCGGGCGAGTCGATGGTGAGCACGCTGAGGGCCTTGCCGCCCGCGGTGGTGCGAGCGATCTGCATGCCGGCGATGTTGATCGACGCGTCGCCGAACTCCTTGCCGTAGATCGCCACGATGCCGGGGCGGTCGTCGTAGATCATGACGAGCAGGTGCTGGGCGAACGGCACCTCGACGTCGTAGCCGTTGATCTCGACGATCTTCTCGATCTGCTTCGTGCCGACGAGCGTGCCCGAGACCGAGAGCTGCGAGCCGTCGCTGAGAGCGCCGCTCAGGGTGAGCACGTTGCGGTACTCCTCTGACGTCGGGTCGGTGATGAGGCGCACGGTGACGCCGCGCTGTTCGGCGAGCAGCGGCGCGTTCACGTACGAGACCGACTCGCTGACGACGTTGCTGAAGACGCCCTTGAGAGCGGCGAGCTTCAAGACGCTTACGTCGAAGGCTGCAATCTCGCCGCGTACGACCACGTCGAGGCTCGTGAGCGGACTGTCGGCGAGGCCGGAGAAGAGCTGGCCGAGCTTCTCGATGAGGGCGATACCCGGGCGCACGGTCTCTTCGATGACACCGCCGGCCACGTTTACGGCGTCGGGAACGAGTTCACCCGAAAGGGCGAGGCGCACCGACTTGGCGACCGAGACGCCCGCCTTCTCTTGCGCCTCGTCAGTGGATGCCCCGAGGTGCGGTGTGACGATGACATTGTCGAGCGCCAGCAGGTCGAGGTTCTTCGGGGGCTCGCTCACGAACACGTCGAGGCCGGCTCCGGCGATGACGTTCGCGGTCAGCGCACGGTAGAGCGCGTCTTCGTCGATGAGCCCGCCGCGGGCCACGTTCACGATGAAAGCCGTGGGCTTCATAAGGGCGAGCTGGGCATCCGAGATCATGCCCGTGGTCTCAGGCGTCTTCGGCATGTGGATGGTCACGAAGTCGCTCTGGGCCAGAAGCTCGTCGAGGCTCAGCAGTGTGACACCGAGCTGCTGGGCACGCGCCGAGGTGACGTAGGGGTCGTAGGCGACGACGTTGACGCCGAAGGCCTGCAGGCGCGCGGTGATGAGCGCGCCGATGCGGCCGAGGCCGATGATGCCGAGTGTCTTCTCGTAGAGCTCGACGCCCGTGTACTTCGACCGCTTCCACTGCCCCTGAGCGAGGGCCGCATGCGCGGCAGGGATGTGCCGGGCGAGGCTGAGAATGTGGCCGACCGTGAGCTCGGCAGCAGAGATGATGTTCGACGTCGGGGCATTGACCACCATGACGCCGGCCTGGGTGGCCGCCTTGATGTCGACGTTGTCGAGGCCGACTCCGGCGCGTGCGATCACCTTGAGCTCCGGCGCCGCGGCGATGGCCTCTTCGTCGACCTTCGTCGCCGAGCGCACCAGAATGGCGTCGGCGGTCGCGAGCGCGGCCAGCAGCGCGGGTCGGTCGGTTCCGTCGACGTTCACCACATCAAAATCGGGCCCGAGGGCTTCAACGGTGGCGGGAGAAAGTTCTTCTGCGATCAGCACGACCGGTTTTGACACGAAAGTGGTTCCTTACGGGGGGAGTAACAGCACTGTGGGGCGTCGGCGGCAGGATCGCGGGCGACGTAGCCCCTCAACTTTAGTGCCTGCAGAATGGGAGCATGGAACCGCAGACGCTCGACGTCATACAGCTCGTGATCGCGATCGTGTTCGGCGCGGTCTTCGTGTTGATGGGCATCAACCATTTCGTGCCGTCATCGAGGCGCACGATGGCTGCGATGATTCCGCCGTCGATGCGCTGGTCGGGGGCGCTCAACCCCCGCAGCCTGGTGCTGATCACCGGCGTCTGCGAGATCGCGGGCGGCATCGGGTTGTTCATTCCCGTGCTGCGGCCGATCGCGGCCGTCGCGCTGGCTGTCTTTCTCGTCGCGGTGTTTCCCGCCAACGCGTATGCCGCAGCCCATAAAGGCCGCTTCGGCGCGCTCGCCATTCCCCTCGTGCCGCGTGCGATCGGCCAGATCGTGATGATCGCGCTGCTGCTCGTCGTGGCGTTCGGCTAGGCGGGCTCGGTCAGCTGTTGCTCAGCACTGCCGCGTACAGACTCTGCAGGTCGAGGGTGATCACCGCAGTCAGGGCGAACCCGACGATGAAGACAACGGCTGAGGCGACCGCTGTGAGACGCCGGGTACCCCACAGCGCGATGGCATAAATCACGACCGGCGCCGCTACCAGACCGATAAGCGCCGCGAGGGCTCCACCGGGCATCGCAACTCCGAACGAAGCGAAGTTCTGATTCACACCGATCAGGTTCGACAGTCCGCCGAAGACGGCGAAGGCGTAGACGAAGGCAAAGACCACGGCGACCACCCAGCCGACTCGGCTTCGGCGGCGCTTGCCGGTCACGGTGGTATCTATCGAATCAGCAGTCATGTCAGTACCCCGTCACGAACGGCCACGGAACGAGCACGATCACACCGATGATCAGCCACAGAATGCGCGTTCTCACCGGCCGTTTCGCGCCAAGCAGCAGCGTGGCGATGAACCAGAGCGCCGGCGCGAAGATCGTGAGCACCGACAGAACGGCCTGCACGATTCCGCCGAGCCCGGAACCGGTGGGCGGGTTGCGCAGAAAGCCGACGAGCCAGCCGATCGTGTAGAGAAAGAGTATTCCGCCGAAAATACCGAAGGCGATCAGCGCCGCCGAACTGAGCGGCTGCGAGGCTGCTTCGGCGTCGGCCAGTTCCTGCTCGGCAGCGAGGTCATCCGCCTGGTCGGCCTGTGCGGCGCGCGCATCGGCCACGGCAGCGGCGTTGGCGGCCGCGACGGCCTCGGTGGGTGCGGCTGCGGATGCCCAGCGGGGCGAGCCCGCGACATCCACCCGTGCCGGCGTCGCAGCGGCGGGACCGGTCGCTTCGGCGGGCACAGCCACAGCGGCGGGCTCGGCCACTTCGGCGGGCGCGGATACGGGCTCGAGCTCGGACTCGGGCGCGTCTTCGGAGTCGTCGAGCTCGGGGGCGACGTAGGTCGGATCGTTCTCGTCACCCCAGCTCAGGGCTTCGTCGTCAGACCCGCGTTTCATGCCTTCAGGCTACCCGGTCAGGGCCGTGGCCTTCGCTGTGAGGCACCAGTGTCATTACGATGGGCGCATGGCCGCAGTCGACTACTTCATCACGGGTGATCACGATGCAGCACGAAATGCGATTGCGGCGGCGCTGCGGTC
Coding sequences:
- a CDS encoding TetR/AcrR family transcriptional regulator, which encodes MTQAPSARDRVLDAFENILITHGERAATLDAVAAEAGVSKGGLLYHFGSKDALVDGLVERLSGLVDDDVQNIRTAPNGVVDYFVRSSVNTESPLDRAIIAATRLAQGSQPKAQEALRSMQRAWFDVVAEAVGDPAVARTVMLISDGLYYNSALLPTSPTETSSRASQNMDELVGIVQELVRAKQPH
- the serA gene encoding phosphoglycerate dehydrogenase, which gives rise to MSKPVVLIAEELSPATVEALGPDFDVVNVDGTDRPALLAALATADAILVRSATKVDEEAIAAAPELKVIARAGVGLDNVDIKAATQAGVMVVNAPTSNIISAAELTVGHILSLARHIPAAHAALAQGQWKRSKYTGVELYEKTLGIIGLGRIGALITARLQAFGVNVVAYDPYVTSARAQQLGVTLLSLDELLAQSDFVTIHMPKTPETTGMISDAQLALMKPTAFIVNVARGGLIDEDALYRALTANVIAGAGLDVFVSEPPKNLDLLALDNVIVTPHLGASTDEAQEKAGVSVAKSVRLALSGELVPDAVNVAGGVIEETVRPGIALIEKLGQLFSGLADSPLTSLDVVVRGEIAAFDVSVLKLAALKGVFSNVVSESVSYVNAPLLAEQRGVTVRLITDPTSEEYRNVLTLSGALSDGSQLSVSGTLVGTKQIEKIVEINGYDVEVPFAQHLLVMIYDDRPGIVAIYGKEFGDASINIAGMQIARTTAGGKALSVLTIDSPAPDELLERVRLAIDADVLTEIDITE
- a CDS encoding DoxX family protein: MEPQTLDVIQLVIAIVFGAVFVLMGINHFVPSSRRTMAAMIPPSMRWSGALNPRSLVLITGVCEIAGGIGLFIPVLRPIAAVALAVFLVAVFPANAYAAAHKGRFGALAIPLVPRAIGQIVMIALLLVVAFG